The following are encoded together in the Paenibacillus pabuli genome:
- a CDS encoding 3'-5' exonuclease has product MYEKSEVLHDLPVWETEGNEVVQRFTFFDFEANGVDPSIAEPIEFAGAHFENGVMVDSINFLIYQDIEIDPQVVDVTGITTEEMKREGIPEEEAVRKIHDFLGTRLIVAHNIGYDLQILNELYKRHGRKRPIDNHFIDTLTIGRNVDFYPHRLDKLCERHNVPLTGAHRALNDVVGGAGLLLHYAKDNIIRPYVDKLGYFGKYAPPAWYPEYATLVKQWNKYNN; this is encoded by the coding sequence ATGTACGAAAAATCAGAAGTTTTACATGATTTACCTGTATGGGAGACCGAAGGAAATGAGGTTGTTCAGAGATTTACTTTCTTCGACTTCGAAGCTAATGGTGTAGATCCATCAATAGCGGAACCAATTGAATTTGCAGGTGCCCATTTCGAGAACGGAGTTATGGTAGATTCAATAAACTTCTTGATTTATCAGGACATCGAAATTGATCCGCAAGTTGTTGATGTCACTGGTATCACTACTGAGGAAATGAAGCGTGAAGGTATTCCTGAGGAAGAAGCTGTACGTAAAATTCACGATTTTCTTGGTACACGTCTGATTGTTGCACATAATATCGGCTACGACTTACAAATACTTAATGAACTGTACAAACGACACGGTCGTAAACGTCCTATCGACAATCATTTCATTGATACACTCACTATCGGACGGAATGTTGATTTCTACCCACACCGACTTGATAAACTTTGTGAACGTCATAATGTACCTTTGACAGGCGCTCACCGAGCACTTAATGACGTTGTTGGTGGTGCAGGACTTCTGCTTCATTACGCTAAAGATAATATCATCCGACCTTACGTGGACAAGCTCGGGTACTTCGGTAAATATGCTCCGCCTGCATGGTATCCGGAATACGCAACACTGGTTAAGCAGTGGAACAAATATAACAATTAA